Proteins from a single region of Phycisphaeraceae bacterium D3-23:
- the ccoN gene encoding cytochrome-c oxidase, cbb3-type subunit I, whose protein sequence is MAEAALSDTHADDAELAHLDAFSYDDRICRMFMTAMFVWGLVAFLVGLILAIQLPFPYIPGTDIPTNLGLEWFTFGRLRPLHTNAAIFAFAGNAIFAGVYYSTQRLCKTRMFSDVLSRLHFWGWQLIIVGAAVTLPMGITQGKEYAELEWPIDLMIAVVWLGFFGGNFMMTLLRRRERHMYVALWFYIATIVTVTVLHIFNNLVVPVFGPGLVKSYPIYAGVQDAFMQWWYGHNAVAFFLTTPFLGMMYYFLPKAAERPVFSYRLSIVHFWSLVFIYIWAGPHHLQYTALPDWAASLGMVFSLMLWMPSWGGMINFLLTLRGAWQKVASDPVLKFFVVAITFYGMATFEGPMLSIKSVNALSHYTDWTIAHVHAGALGWNGFLAFGMMYFLLPRLFQTRLYSVKIANTHFWLATLGILLYIVPIYVSGLTQGLMWRELTETGQLANPDFVESVTASKGMWMIRIVGGGCYMAGALIGGINLVKTWANRPKTYDEPVIHAAPLSKLVEQPEVRPEPTIDGVTDSAKAINVWATGWWHRKWERLPIRFTVWVVIAVVVASLFEIIPTFLIRSNVPQIESVTPYTALELYGRDIYVAEGCYNCHSQMIRPIVSEYLRYGEYSKPGEFVYDHPFQWGSRRIGPDLARVGVKLPQAEWHARHFADPQLTVPGSIMPAYPWLFEQEVDWRSLEKRMRAINLLHGGEAYTDEQVANAEAHAREQGLDIAAQIEADGGQAGLEEMKVVALIAYMQKLGTDLNAPAEEAAADTPEGDGIDTETGGQD, encoded by the coding sequence ATGGCTGAAGCCGCCCTCTCAGACACACACGCCGACGATGCCGAGCTCGCGCACCTGGACGCATTCAGCTACGACGACCGCATCTGCCGGATGTTTATGACCGCCATGTTTGTCTGGGGGCTGGTCGCTTTCCTCGTCGGGCTGATCCTCGCGATTCAGCTGCCCTTCCCGTATATCCCGGGGACGGACATCCCGACCAACCTCGGGCTGGAGTGGTTCACATTCGGCCGACTGCGGCCGCTGCACACCAACGCGGCGATCTTCGCCTTCGCGGGCAACGCGATCTTCGCGGGGGTCTACTACTCGACGCAGCGTCTGTGCAAGACGCGGATGTTTTCGGATGTACTGAGTCGGCTGCACTTCTGGGGTTGGCAGCTCATCATCGTCGGTGCGGCGGTGACGCTGCCGATGGGGATCACGCAGGGCAAGGAGTACGCCGAGCTCGAGTGGCCGATCGACCTGATGATCGCGGTGGTCTGGCTCGGGTTCTTCGGTGGCAACTTCATGATGACGCTGCTGCGCCGGCGCGAGCGGCACATGTACGTCGCGCTGTGGTTCTACATCGCGACCATCGTGACGGTCACGGTGCTGCACATCTTCAACAACCTGGTGGTGCCCGTCTTCGGCCCCGGGCTCGTGAAGAGCTACCCGATCTATGCAGGCGTGCAGGACGCGTTCATGCAGTGGTGGTACGGGCACAATGCGGTGGCGTTTTTCCTGACGACACCTTTCCTGGGGATGATGTATTACTTCCTGCCCAAGGCGGCCGAGCGGCCGGTGTTTTCGTACCGTCTATCGATCGTCCACTTCTGGTCGCTGGTTTTTATCTACATCTGGGCGGGGCCGCACCACCTTCAGTACACCGCGCTGCCGGACTGGGCGGCGTCGCTGGGCATGGTGTTTTCGCTGATGCTGTGGATGCCGTCATGGGGCGGGATGATCAACTTCCTGCTGACCCTGCGCGGGGCGTGGCAGAAAGTCGCGTCGGACCCGGTGCTCAAGTTCTTTGTCGTCGCGATCACGTTCTACGGCATGGCGACGTTCGAAGGCCCGATGCTCTCGATCAAGAGTGTCAACGCGCTGTCGCACTACACCGACTGGACGATCGCGCACGTCCACGCCGGGGCCTTAGGCTGGAACGGCTTCCTGGCGTTTGGCATGATGTACTTCCTGCTGCCGCGTCTGTTCCAGACCAGGCTCTACAGCGTCAAGATAGCGAACACGCACTTCTGGCTGGCGACCCTTGGCATCCTGCTCTACATCGTGCCGATCTACGTCTCGGGCCTCACGCAGGGGCTGATGTGGCGTGAGCTGACCGAGACGGGCCAGCTCGCCAACCCCGACTTTGTCGAGTCCGTTACGGCGTCCAAGGGCATGTGGATGATCCGCATCGTCGGCGGCGGCTGCTACATGGCCGGCGCGCTCATCGGCGGGATCAACCTGGTCAAGACCTGGGCGAACAGGCCCAAGACCTACGACGAACCTGTCATCCACGCCGCGCCGCTGAGCAAACTTGTCGAGCAGCCTGAGGTCAGGCCCGAGCCGACGATCGACGGCGTCACCGATTCCGCCAAGGCGATCAACGTCTGGGCGACGGGCTGGTGGCACCGCAAGTGGGAACGCCTTCCGATCCGATTCACGGTGTGGGTCGTGATCGCGGTGGTCGTCGCGTCGTTGTTTGAAATCATCCCGACGTTCCTGATCCGTTCGAACGTCCCGCAGATCGAATCGGTGACGCCCTATACCGCGCTGGAGCTGTATGGCCGAGACATCTACGTGGCCGAAGGCTGCTACAACTGCCACTCGCAGATGATCCGCCCGATCGTGTCGGAGTACCTGCGTTACGGCGAGTACTCGAAGCCCGGCGAGTTTGTCTACGACCACCCGTTCCAGTGGGGCAGCCGACGCATCGGCCCGGACCTAGCGCGGGTAGGCGTGAAGCTCCCGCAGGCCGAGTGGCACGCCCGTCACTTCGCGGACCCGCAGCTGACGGTGCCGGGGTCGATCATGCCGGCGTACCCGTGGCTGTTCGAGCAGGAGGTCGATTGGCGGTCACTCGAGAAACGGATGCGCGCGATCAACCTGCTGCACGGCGGCGAGGCCTATACCGATGAGCAGGTCGCCAACGCCGAGGCGCACGCACGCGAGCAGGGTCTGGACATCGCGGCGCAGATCGAGGCCGACGGCGGACAGGCAGGCCTGGAGGAGATGAAGGTCGTCGCGTTGATCGCCTACATGCAGAAGCTGGGGACGGACCTCAACGCACCGGCCGAGGAAGCGGCAGCCGACACGCCCGAGGGTGATGGAATCGATACCGAAACGGGAGGGCAAGACTGA
- a CDS encoding dihydroorotase, with product MATLTLTGGRVIDPRNHIDQTTDLVLEDGKVKSLGKVSKPGGATIDASSCIVTPGLIDVHVHLREPGQEEKETIATGAAAAIAGGFTSVCCMPNTSPTIDDDAMVEFVYKQAAKAQLANVFPVGAATKNRKGEQLAEIGLMRKAGAVAYSDDGTPVGSARMMRDALTYIAMTGCVFMQHCEDPELGGGAMNAGALASKLGLAGWPSLAEELMIQRDIMIAESLGYRARWHAQHMTTAGGVALLREGRRRFEQAVANGNAPQDAFADATAGGIGRITGEVSPHHLLLTEDACAGYDTHAKMNPPLRAQSDIDALLEGVADGTISILATDHAPHTREEKEREFAAAPYGIIGLECALALYIKALIDPGVIDWPQLISLMSPNGASLCGLDGKGHLGVGADADVTVIDPENAWTIDANQFAGKSRNCPFDGWQVKGRATATIVAGDLKLALDPGRIQGTPPHATAPDQLTAIAAT from the coding sequence ATGGCGACGCTTACCCTCACCGGCGGCCGGGTCATCGACCCCCGTAACCACATCGACCAGACCACCGACCTCGTGCTCGAGGACGGCAAGGTCAAATCTCTGGGCAAGGTCTCCAAACCCGGAGGCGCGACGATCGACGCGTCGAGCTGCATCGTGACGCCCGGGCTCATCGACGTCCACGTCCACCTCCGCGAGCCGGGGCAGGAAGAAAAAGAAACGATCGCGACCGGTGCCGCCGCCGCCATCGCCGGCGGGTTCACGAGCGTGTGCTGCATGCCCAACACGTCGCCGACGATCGACGACGACGCGATGGTCGAGTTTGTGTACAAGCAGGCCGCCAAGGCCCAGCTCGCCAACGTCTTCCCCGTCGGCGCTGCAACCAAAAACCGTAAGGGCGAACAGCTCGCCGAGATCGGGCTCATGCGCAAGGCCGGCGCTGTCGCCTACTCCGACGACGGCACCCCCGTCGGCTCCGCCCGCATGATGCGCGACGCGCTCACCTACATCGCCATGACCGGCTGCGTGTTCATGCAGCACTGCGAAGACCCCGAGCTCGGCGGCGGTGCGATGAACGCCGGGGCGCTCGCCAGCAAGCTCGGCCTCGCGGGCTGGCCGTCGCTCGCCGAAGAACTCATGATCCAGCGCGACATCATGATCGCCGAGTCGCTGGGCTATCGTGCCCGCTGGCACGCACAGCACATGACCACCGCCGGCGGCGTCGCGCTCCTGCGTGAAGGCCGCAGGCGCTTCGAGCAAGCCGTCGCCAACGGCAACGCGCCACAAGACGCTTTCGCCGATGCTACTGCGGGCGGGATCGGCCGCATCACCGGCGAGGTCAGCCCGCACCACCTCCTGCTCACCGAAGACGCCTGCGCCGGCTACGACACCCACGCCAAAATGAACCCCCCGCTCCGCGCCCAGAGCGACATCGACGCCCTCCTCGAAGGCGTCGCCGACGGCACGATCAGCATCCTCGCCACCGACCACGCCCCCCACACCCGCGAAGAAAAAGAACGCGAGTTCGCCGCCGCGCCCTACGGCATCATCGGCCTCGAATGCGCGCTCGCCCTCTACATCAAAGCCCTCATCGACCCCGGCGTCATCGACTGGCCCCAACTCATCTCCCTGATGTCCCCCAACGGCGCATCCCTCTGCGGCCTCGATGGCAAGGGCCACCTCGGCGTCGGCGCCGATGCCGACGTCACCGTCATCGACCCCGAAAACGCCTGGACGATCGACGCCAACCAGTTCGCCGGCAAGAGCCGCAACTGCCCCTTCGACGGCTGGCAGGTCAAAGGCCGCGCCACCGCCACAATCGTCGCCGGCGACCTCAAACTTGCCCTGGACCCCGGCCGCATCCAAGGCACGCCTCCGCATGCAACCGCGCCCGACCAACTCACCGCGATCGCCGCGACCTGA
- a CDS encoding c-type cytochrome, which yields MNEKPPLHPPDDSIPEGAEMLTGHCYDGIQEYDNPTPAWWTWIFIGSVIFGVIYLFFVLAAGDELSPHGQYRRARIAHTELQFGELGVLEPDAETIHLYMQDDDWMAFAGNTFRTVCATCHGAGGEGGAGPNLTDDAYLHVTSIEDIAAVIRDGAAGGNMPAHEGRMHPSEIVLLASYVASMRGQNRPGNPPQGDVIPPWSVPAQGE from the coding sequence ATGAATGAGAAGCCCCCGCTACATCCCCCAGACGACTCGATCCCCGAAGGCGCGGAGATGCTGACCGGCCACTGCTATGACGGCATCCAGGAGTACGACAACCCCACGCCGGCATGGTGGACCTGGATCTTCATCGGCAGCGTGATCTTCGGCGTGATCTACTTGTTCTTCGTGCTCGCGGCGGGCGATGAGCTCAGCCCACACGGCCAATACCGCCGCGCACGGATCGCTCACACGGAGCTGCAATTCGGCGAGTTGGGCGTGCTCGAACCCGACGCCGAGACGATCCACCTCTACATGCAGGACGACGACTGGATGGCCTTCGCGGGGAACACCTTCCGGACCGTCTGCGCCACGTGCCACGGCGCAGGTGGCGAAGGCGGGGCCGGGCCGAACCTGACCGACGACGCCTACCTGCATGTCACGTCGATCGAGGACATCGCTGCCGTGATCCGGGACGGCGCGGCCGGCGGCAACATGCCAGCCCACGAAGGGCGGATGCACCCCAGCGAGATCGTGCTGCTTGCGTCGTATGTCGCGTCGATGCGTGGCCAGAACCGCCCGGGCAACCCGCCCCAGGGCGATGTCATCCCGCCTTGGAGCGTACCCGCCCAAGGCGAGTAG